The Maniola hyperantus chromosome 6, iAphHyp1.2, whole genome shotgun sequence sequence TCCTACATTATATTAAGAGAATTCCTCGTCTcaagaataaataatattattatattatacgaaAATGGatggtatataaaaatatgattatcttgtacctacttaatgaatGATATTTtgatgttaaattatttttgtaatatatttttacacaatttagtccttgattgcgatctcacctggtggtaagtgatgatgcagtctatgatGGAGGCGGGCTAACTTGGTAGGATGTGACAGTTTTTtctcccaccaaaccagacctAAAGtcgtttagaaattataaatttccaaattgcccctgcgCCAGGAATCGGACCGCGAATCGCTTGTGAGGCCACAGGCTCACCACCACCCAGGGCGGTAGTCGAGTAGAAAAAgttctaataataaataagggAGCAAACCTTCTCTGTGACATTGAACCTTGAAGGCAAACTCTTCGAACTATCGCGTACGTCTTTGATTCGAGATAGGCAAGAGGTATTTGTTCTAAAACGGATCGAAGTTTCAAACCGAAGTTTGGACGTACCGAAACAAGCCCGCTCGCAAGTATATTGTTTCCTGTGAGCCTGGGAGGCTACAGATGTCGGAATCTAACATGCAGGCATCTACTAAGCTCTTTATTGAAAGTCTAGTTTGCATTCTGTCCTACTTTAGTTGGAAAGTCCTGCTTTTCAAGACTAATGAGACCGTATAGCGTCGGCAAGCATATATAGTTTCagcatgatattattatttaagctaTTGTTTACTCTTCTCCCACATAGTACATATTAATACAGTTTAGAAAGAAGGGCATTATACAGCTTAAAAAGAAGTTTTGTAAAAGCTGAgacaactatttttttaaaagatttttatacTTCACTTTTCACTGAAACATGCCTCGTCCagaaattcaaagtcgctctgcgagctatggagagggctatgtaaGGAGTTTCCCGGAGGGATAAGATCTGACATGATAAGATCCGCATGAGAACCAAGGTCAATGACATAGCTTAAGCCATTAGCAAGATTAAGTGACTTCGGGCAGCCATTGGAGCCAAAAAGTCCTGAGGGCTATGTAAGGAGTTTCCCGGAGGGATAAGATCTGACATGATgtgatccgcaggagaaccaaggtcactgacatagcccaagccattagcaagctgaagtgactCCGGGAAGCCATTGGAGCCAAAAAGTCCTAGAGTGGATACCATGCAAGCGTTCTTAGTGTGAGGCGGcatccagcacgatggaccgatcACATAGGAGGCTGGCGGAAAGGGGCTGGATAAAGAAGGCTGAAGACCGGGTCTGGTGGCGCCACTTggagaaggcctatgtccaacagtggacatccacagactgatgatgatgaaaaaaaattatctgaataatattttttttccttatttgtATGAGTTACAAATAATAGTAATCATTTGTTGTGGGGTTCGTATTAAACTAATCTCTGAGTGCTctgctaaataatttaaatgagAATGTAATTTACGGTTGATAAATtcaatatatcatcatcattacttTATGCTTCCTTATTTTCCTCAATGTGCCCTAATAATCCTTAGTTTTTTCACCAGCGCAAAGGCAGTAACACTGGGAGGCCATGGTTCGAGTATTGGGGCAAAGGCGGATGGGGCTGCGCGTGCGGTGAGGCCGCTCGTCGCGTTGCCACAGTGTGCTGTGCCACGTTGGCGCTATTGGCCGCAAGACTGCACGTCATGGGGGCTCAGTTGCCTGTCTTTACACGCTTTGACAACCCTGCAGGAGCCGCGTCTCCTCCCGCAAGGTAGAGTGTGACAATCTTCTAATGaggattaaaatataaaaatcaattaaatatttgtctccAAATAGAGACAATTCAGCCTTTCTCCTATCCTCTCTAACTGAGGGTAAAATTCGGCTCTAAATAGAGATAGAGCCTAATATAGTATTCCCTTTTCCTCGTCAACTGAAGATAAATAGAGACGGAGCTTAGTATTCCCCTATCCTCTCTGAGTGGGGATAACGCTTGTGATTCGTATGGGtaggacaatagtgcaaagggtATAGTTTGAACCGTCGAATTTTGGGTATCAGTCAGCTGTACCtgtccgttgagctattgaagctctctTTTTACGGCTTACCCTACAGACCTACTTTATTGCATGATAGGTTTTAAGACAGGAAAAACAAATTTTATGAATAGGTAACTTACCCTCCTTCTATTCTACAGCGTGCATAGTTCTTCGAGTAAAAATATCATCTCTTGTTTTACTCCACAGACATCTAACATTTGCCTACCTCCCCGCACTGAACGCCTGGCTACTTGCTCTGCCAGAGGCGTTGTGCTGTGACTGGACGATGGGCACGGTGGCACTGCTGCGCTCGTGGCGCGACCCCAGGAACCTCGCTACCATAGCGCTGGCCGTGACACTGGTGGCGGCTGCCATTCATGCCTTGAGGACTCGCTCTTCAGCTTTATCTATGGTGAGTATAGTTGGGATATTGATATAGCAACATTGCTCTTCTTCTAGTTTGACATGTTAGAGGCGCTATATTGCGACTGGACGTTGGGTAGATAATTGGCGTTGCTGCGCTCATGACGCGACTCGAGGACTATTCAATCCAATTGTGACTATCACGTTGGCCACAATTCAAGCCTTGAGGATTCGCTTATCCATTTTGGATCTTCATCAAAGCAACTAGGCTTATATACAAAATAATGGCCATAGAACTATTTTAATTcctttttatgaataaaaaataataataagtatcaaGGATCTTATAATACAATTTACTTAAACCCACTTAACCTAAGCATccagcagtaggtacctaagtagttgAAGTACTGACGGTCAAACCTGTCAGTATTTATGTTCGCCTGAAGATGTTTAGACGTTCTTGTTCTCGGATATCATTATTATTCTCAGCATTgatttacttaattaagtattttgtttatttatgtttaggTTGATCGTTtcgtttatttacttttatctaCTTGTTGTGGAGAATATCGCTGTTCCTAagataaatattttgcaaacgaTACCAGACCAGTTTATAAAAATGATTGATTTTATAAAGCTTTTGAATAATGAAACAGCAGAAGCTTTTTAGTGATATTAACTTTGCAATCTCCATTTTCAGGGCTTAGCACTACTGGTACTTCCATTTCTACCAGCCTCGAACTTGTTCTTTCCTGTGGGGTTTGTGGTCGCTGAAAGAGTTTTGTACATGCCCTCAATGGGTTGGTGTCTCCTGGTCGCCCACGGTTGGAGGCTAGTCGCCAAGAAACGCACCAAGCTCGCCGCTGCTACCCTGATATTCCTTCTGTTGGCGTTTAGTGCTAAAACCTACGTAAGAAATTGGGACTGGAAGACTGAATACTCTATTTTTGCTTCGGGACTTAAGGTAAGTGAAATAGCCTACTTTTAGGTTAGTAAATAATCTTGTGTAAAATTCAGGGCAAGCTCCTATTGCGGGGTAAACTAACGAACTGCGATAATTTCGTCCCAATCAAAATTGGGTCCGCTCATACAAAATTTACAGTCATTACCCTCACTCATTCTTACGTCCTCATTTACTTATTAATCTAACGTAGACTTTATTGGGATATACTGTAAAGATCACAATCTGTTTTCAGGTCAACAAAAATAACGCAAAGCTGTACAACAACGTCGGCCACGCCTTAGAAGCTGAAGGAAAATACGCAGAGGCGTTAGAGTTCTTCAAAACGGCCGTGAACGTCCAACCTGACGACGTAGGCGCCCACATCAACGTGGGTAGAACATTCAACCACCTCGGACTCTACCAAGAAGCCGAAGACGCTTACGTAAAAGCGAAATCTTTATTACCCAAAGCGAAACCTGGAGAATCCTACCAAGCGAGAATAGCCCCTAACCACTTAAACGTATTCCTCAATCTAGCAAACCTGATTTCCAAGAATGCTACGCGGTTAGAAGAAGCAGATATGCTGTATAGACAGGCGATTAGTATGAGGGCGGATTATACTCAGGCATATATAAATAGAGGAGACATTCTGATCAAGTTGAACAGGACGAAGGAAGCCCAGGAGGTGTATGAGAGAGCCCTGTTGTACGACAGCGGGAATCCGGATATTTACTAtaatgtaagtatttttttaaacagttcCCTATTCACTACTTATCCCGTAAGATTACGCGCTTTCCTTGCTGTCTAAACCTGTAGTACAGTATTTAGTTACTTTTTCTACTTCTTGACACTTACTGTAAACGTACTGTTAGGTGGGGGTGTCCGGTACTAATAGAAACAGCCATCAAGTTTGATAGACACCCCTTTTATTGTCCACACTTCACACAGATACAGAGTTAATAATTATGGATACTTGGATTACACGACTCGCGGAACACCAGTGAAGGGTTATTTCGAGGTGGAGTTACTCTCCCCCTTTTTTAGTTGTGTTTgagttatgtttgggttgtgtttggattatgtttgggttgtgtgtGGGTAACTCAGTATTGTTAATGATCTTCTGATTCCAGCTAGGAGTAGTCCTACTAGAACAAGGCAAAGCATCTCAAGCACTGGCCTATCTCGACAAAGCGTTAGAACTGGAACCGGAGCACGAACAAGCGCTGCTGAACTCCGCCATACTGCTGCAGGAGCTGGGAGCTGCGGACTTACGACACCTCGCCAGGCAACGGCTGCTGAAGTTACTGGACAAAGACGGTGACTTGACATTTATCAATATCATTGCTATTTAGCAAGCTCGTCCTCTCAACTgatggacataggttacttgGAGGGTTCATACTTCATACCTCATAATTTTATGCtgcttgtgtgtgtgttatggtttccctgcgacttgtttgatatcgtctgtctaTCGTTGCGGGAATCTTACATTCAGATAAATTCTCTTGTCAAATTTGGAAAGTCAGATCTTAATAGGTGAAAATAATTGCTTCCACCTGCGATGTTTGCTCAAGACTATGATATTTTATGAGATATTTTGATAGATGgataaacaaattttttttagtttctcggatactacaaatgttcatgggacGTGGTAATATGAATTACTTGTACTCTCATAGCGCTTCATATTATGGTTAGATGGTAAAATTGTGAAATATATCGTCGTATAATTTCTGAACACCCAAAATCAATACCTAGCTGGTTAACCATTGGTCCATTATGTACTCTTGAGTACCACTGTCGGCATAACCCGCCTGAACGCCTGTAACCTGTTATATTGGGAACGATTTATATTTACGAtagtaaataagtacttaagtacctaatcCTTATCCATT is a genomic window containing:
- the Tmtc3 gene encoding protein O-mannosyl-transferase Tmtc3, with amino-acid sequence MDRVSGVCRFGGVVSAVRTRTGRSRRRVTGPTQAAEELPEAPRRGLGAVLVLACIVVYHNCLYCGFVFDDISAIKENRDLRPQTPISNIFLNDFWGTPIHKEQSHKSYRPLTVLTFRWNYAVHGLQPAGYHLVNLLLHALVSLLYYRVCAMFLPEFASFVAAILFAVHPIHSEAVTGVVGRAEMLSSVFFLGALLCYARAASRRRYTDWRYVVACTACVGIAMLCKEQGITVTAVCVVYELFVAQKRKGSNTGRPWFEYWGKGGWGCACGEAARRVATVCCATLALLAARLHVMGAQLPVFTRFDNPAGAASPPARHLTFAYLPALNAWLLALPEALCCDWTMGTVALLRSWRDPRNLATIALAVTLVAAAIHALRTRSSALSMGLALLVLPFLPASNLFFPVGFVVAERVLYMPSMGWCLLVAHGWRLVAKKRTKLAAATLIFLLLAFSAKTYVRNWDWKTEYSIFASGLKVNKNNAKLYNNVGHALEAEGKYAEALEFFKTAVNVQPDDVGAHINVGRTFNHLGLYQEAEDAYVKAKSLLPKAKPGESYQARIAPNHLNVFLNLANLISKNATRLEEADMLYRQAISMRADYTQAYINRGDILIKLNRTKEAQEVYERALLYDSGNPDIYYNLGVVLLEQGKASQALAYLDKALELEPEHEQALLNSAILLQELGAADLRHLARQRLLKLLDKDATNERVHFNLGMVCMDEGDAECAERWFRAAVHLKPDFRSALFNLALLLADRRRPLEAAPFLKQLVRHHPDHVKALVLLGDIYINSVKDLDAAESCYRRILELEPDNVQALHNLCVVAVERGKLAVAEECLARAATLAPHEHYIQRHLAVVRARRAAAVSPTPPTKQPAPSATTEVRARWNYIPQQPPDPHETDPS